TCCACCGGCACGTCGTCGAAGTGCCCCTTGGTGCCGAGGTACACGGTGACGACCTGCTGCTCGACCGGGATCGGCGAGTACTGCGGCTGCTTGAGCACCTCGTACAGGCGGGCACCGCGGTCCAGCTGGGCGCGCGAGGTCGGGTCCAGGTCGGAGGCGAAGGCGGCGAACGCCTGCAGCTCCTGGTACTGGGACAGGTCGATCCGCAGCGAACCGGACACCGTCTTCATCGCCTTGATCTGCGCGTCACCACCGACTCGGGAGACCGAGGTGGTCACGTCGACCGCGGGGCGCTGACCCGAGTTGAACAGGTCGGACTGGAAGAAGCACTGACCGTCGGTGATCGAGATGACGTTGGTGGGGATGTAGGCCGAGATGTCGTTGGCCTTGGTCTCGATGACCGGCAGACCGGTCAGCGAGCCGCCACCCAGCTCGTCCGACAGCTTCGCGCAGCGCTCGAGCAGCCGGGAGTGCAAGTAGAAGACGTCGCCGGGGAACGCCTCGCGGCCCGGCGGGCGGCGCAGCAGCAGCGACAGGGCGCGGTAGGCGTCGGCCTGCTTGGACAGGTCGTCGAACACGATCAGGACGTGCTTGCCCTGGTACATCCAGTGCTGGCCGAGGGCCGAACCGGTGTAGGGGGCCAGCCACTTGAAGCCGGCGGAGTCCGACGCGGGGGCCGCGACGATAGTGGTGTACTCCAGCGCACCCGCGTCCTCGAGGGACTTGCGGACACCGGCGATGGTGGAGCCCTTCTGGCCGACCGCGACGTAGATGCAGCGGACCTGCTTGCTCGGGTCGCCGGTCGCCCAGTTGGCCTTCTGGTTGATGATCGTGTCGACGCAGACCGCGGTCTTGCCGGTCTTGCGGTCGCCGATGATCAGCTGGCGCTGGCCGCGGCCGATCGGGGTCATCGCGTCGATCGCGGTGATGCCCGTCTGCAGCGGCTCGGACACCGGCTGGCGCTCCACGACCGAGGCGGCCTGCAGCTCGAGGGCGCGGCGGTCCTCGGCCGGGATGTCGCCGAGGCCGTCGATCGGCTTGCCGAGCGGGTCGATGACGCGGCCGAGGAAGCCCTCGCCGACCGGGATCGAGAGGATCTGGCCGGTCCGCTTGACCTCCTGACCCTCCTCGATCTGCTCGTAGTTGCCGAGGATGACGACACCGATCTGGCGCGGCTCCAGGTTCTGGGCCACCCCGAGGATCCCGCCGGGGAACTCCAGCAGCTCGTTGGCCATGGTCGAGGGCAGACCCTCGACGTGGGCAACGCCGTCGCCGGTGTCCACGACGACGCCGACCTCTTCCCGGTTGACTTCGGGTGAGTAACTCGAGACGTAGTTCTCGATCGCGCTACGGATCTCGTCCGAGGAGATCGTCAGCTCCGCCATGTCGTTCCCGCTCTCTCGTTCCTGCAGGTGTGCAAAGTCTTTGTGTGGTGTCAGGCCAGCTGCCTGCGCAGCTCGGCGATCCGGCCCGCGGTGCTGCCGTCGATGACCTCGTCGCCCACCCGGACGACGAGCCCGCCACCGAGGCGGGCGTCGACCT
The window above is part of the Amycolatopsis thermoflava N1165 genome. Proteins encoded here:
- the atpA gene encoding F0F1 ATP synthase subunit alpha, whose protein sequence is MAELTISSDEIRSAIENYVSSYSPEVNREEVGVVVDTGDGVAHVEGLPSTMANELLEFPGGILGVAQNLEPRQIGVVILGNYEQIEEGQEVKRTGQILSIPVGEGFLGRVIDPLGKPIDGLGDIPAEDRRALELQAASVVERQPVSEPLQTGITAIDAMTPIGRGQRQLIIGDRKTGKTAVCVDTIINQKANWATGDPSKQVRCIYVAVGQKGSTIAGVRKSLEDAGALEYTTIVAAPASDSAGFKWLAPYTGSALGQHWMYQGKHVLIVFDDLSKQADAYRALSLLLRRPPGREAFPGDVFYLHSRLLERCAKLSDELGGGSLTGLPVIETKANDISAYIPTNVISITDGQCFFQSDLFNSGQRPAVDVTTSVSRVGGDAQIKAMKTVSGSLRIDLSQYQELQAFAAFASDLDPTSRAQLDRGARLYEVLKQPQYSPIPVEQQVVTVYLGTKGHFDDVPVEDVARFNTELLENIRHKHDDILAEIRDKGKWTDELAERVAAAAAEFKKGFTTSSGEQLVNEAEAEAMDADKVGQETVKVNKPAPTK